Genomic window (Bacteroidota bacterium):
TAATTTACATCATGCTAAGTATCCATTATTGTGATGAACCTGAATTATTAACCTGATGATAAACAAAATTGGTAAATAATATAATTCATTAATCTAATTTTTTATAATTATTTTACCATTGTAATATTTATCGTTTTCAAAAATAGAATAGATATAAATTCCTGGAATCAATTTACATTGATAAGAATCGCCTTCAAAAATATCTTCTAAAACCAGTTTACCTGATGTTGTAAATAGATTGATTTTAAACGAATGATGTTGATTGTCAATCCCTTTAATTTTGATTTTATTGTTATTGGTTATTATTTCAAATTTCAATTTTTCTAAATTATTAATTGAACTGGAATATTGATACATACTAATACCGCCAAGTGTAGCAAACCAAATATTACCTTCATTATCTTCTAATATTTGTTTAATACAAATATGGGTTAATCCATCAGTTACACTATAATCTTTAAAAATATTTCCATTAAATTTTGTTACTCCTTTGTAATTACTACCAAACCAATAGTTTCCTCTACTATCTTGAAAAGTTACCCAAATCCAATTATCGCATAAACCATTGCTTTTATCATAAGAAGTCCATGTATGGCCATTGAATTTAGTTGCTCCATTAACTGTATTAAACCAAATATTTTTTTCATTATCGAAAGTAATACTATTAATATCATTTCCTGATAATCCATCAGCAG
Coding sequences:
- a CDS encoding two-component regulator propeller domain-containing protein is translated as MILLKNLKKMVIIAIFLLTFFVGNSQEKWKQYTPHNSGLSTFHVTDFVIDSSNNFWFCLFGGGITKYDGNNWITYDRSDGLAGDTIVDVIIDSKKNLWFASIGGGLSMFDGSNFVNYNTTNGLPNNVLNDLVEDLNGNIWIATVGSGVSRFDGNTFTTFTENDGLADKNVFALACDSNNNIWIGTENGVSKFNNNIFTNYTTADGLSGNDINSITFDNEKNIWFNTVNGATKFNGHTWTSYDKSNGLCDNWIWVTFQDSRGNYWFGSNYKGVTKFNGNIFKDYSVTDGLTHICIKQILEDNEGNIWFATLGGISMYQYSSSINNLEKLKFEIITNNNKIKIKGIDNQHHSFKINLFTTSGKLVLEDIFEGDSYQCKLIPGIYIYSIFENDKYYNGKIIIKN